In a single window of the Halopiger xanaduensis SH-6 genome:
- a CDS encoding CNNM domain-containing protein, translating into MQAPEILLRLVAGAALILANGFFVTIEFALTRARQYSEAEFMEPGLERAWKMTEDLEIYLTGCQVGITACSIALGIVAEPALAALFEPLFGGTVLASIGAGVLLAYIIVSLVHKIYGEQAPTYLGVERSKQVCRYGATPLYWFTWVIRPILRVGDWVAKWTLSLFGVEMTGAWLESDGEDIEGRADLHRQLESILDDNEIPEERRQEVMNALVVEEIPIRDIMVPREEIATLSTNNTPEENLAVIEEHPHLRYPLVGEDIDDFRGVVYLATVTNQFEAFKNGDIDIEELAASPMTLPADEVISDAIDRFQTENQELALVTEEGRVVGLLTSTDAFEEVMGELEDPIDVYQREQRGDDASRLDSQGDPA; encoded by the coding sequence ATGCAAGCACCCGAAATACTCCTCCGTCTCGTTGCGGGTGCCGCGTTGATTCTCGCCAACGGGTTTTTCGTCACCATTGAGTTCGCGCTGACCCGGGCCCGACAGTATTCCGAAGCGGAGTTCATGGAACCCGGTCTCGAACGCGCGTGGAAGATGACCGAGGACCTCGAAATCTATCTCACCGGCTGTCAGGTTGGTATCACCGCCTGTAGCATCGCACTGGGTATCGTCGCCGAACCCGCGCTCGCAGCGCTGTTCGAACCGTTGTTCGGCGGGACGGTTCTCGCGTCGATTGGCGCGGGCGTGCTCCTGGCGTACATCATCGTGAGCTTGGTACACAAGATCTACGGTGAACAGGCCCCCACCTACCTCGGCGTCGAGCGCTCGAAACAAGTCTGCCGCTACGGTGCAACACCGCTGTATTGGTTCACGTGGGTCATTCGACCGATTCTCCGCGTCGGTGACTGGGTGGCAAAATGGACGCTTTCGCTGTTCGGCGTCGAGATGACCGGTGCGTGGCTCGAATCCGACGGCGAGGACATTGAGGGGCGTGCGGACCTCCACCGACAGCTCGAGTCGATACTCGACGACAATGAGATTCCCGAAGAGCGTCGTCAGGAAGTGATGAACGCGTTGGTAGTCGAGGAAATCCCCATCCGTGACATCATGGTGCCGCGCGAGGAGATCGCCACACTCTCGACCAACAATACCCCCGAGGAAAACCTCGCGGTCATCGAAGAGCATCCACATCTCCGCTATCCGCTGGTCGGCGAGGACATCGACGATTTCCGCGGGGTCGTTTACCTCGCGACGGTCACAAACCAGTTCGAGGCGTTCAAAAACGGCGACATCGACATCGAAGAGCTCGCCGCGTCGCCGATGACGCTCCCGGCCGACGAGGTAATCAGCGACGCCATCGACCGTTTCCAGACGGAAAATCAAGAACTCGCGCTCGTCACTGAGGAGGGACGGGTCGTCGGCCTGTTAACCTCGACGGATGCCTTCGAGGAAGTGATGGGCGAACTCGAAGATCCCATTGACGTCTACCAGCGCGAA
- a CDS encoding universal stress protein, translated as MYRDILIPTDGSDASVTALDHGMEIASNMGAKVHLLHVVDVGTEMSASAVGDIANDLTETLDEEAEEALDQAEQMADEAGVTSERAILEGFPEDAIPQYSADSRIDLIVIGESEDSTFTEQLFGSTTEDVLESVTTSVLVARE; from the coding sequence GTGTACCGCGACATCCTTATCCCGACGGATGGATCTGATGCAAGCGTAACAGCGCTGGATCACGGGATGGAAATCGCGTCGAATATGGGCGCCAAGGTGCATCTCCTGCACGTCGTAGATGTTGGGACGGAGATGTCCGCATCCGCCGTTGGCGACATCGCGAATGACCTCACCGAAACACTTGATGAGGAAGCGGAAGAGGCGCTCGATCAGGCCGAGCAAATGGCCGATGAGGCCGGTGTTACGTCCGAACGAGCCATTCTCGAAGGATTTCCAGAAGACGCAATACCCCAGTATAGCGCCGATAGTAGGATCGACCTGATCGTGATCGGAGAAAGCGAGGATTCGACCTTCACAGAACAACTCTTCGGGAGCACGACGGAGGACGTTCTCGAGTCGGTGACTACCTCGGTTCTGGTAGCTCGGGAATGA
- a CDS encoding PAS domain-containing sensor histidine kinase has product MGTPGSAPDVTQGDVRRLFTRSDAPATPITATEAADQLDCSLAAARENLAELADRGELQTKRLDEEKDVWWRPVDQSIADQGGDQEEFSAFVSAVKDYAIFRLDPDGIVTSWNDGAERIKGYAADDIIGEHFSTFYTDEATAEGVPERNLAIATEEGRVEDEGWRVRKDGTRFWANVTITAIRDDQGVLQGFTKVTRDMTERHEYEEQLRKEKERFETLVQEVQDYAIFMLDPDGIIQTWNDGARELKGYSEDEIVGQHFSTFYTEEDREDGRPEQNLSKAIENGRVEDEKWRVRKDGSKFWANVIITALHDDDGELRGFVKVTQDMTERREYEQQLEAQAERLERQRDEIQEELDDVFERIDDAFYALDEEFRFEYVNDRAAEYLGTSPGELIGRPIHDILGIDEDHPLLVEFEEALATQEQRSFERYSNSMGIWEVIRVYPSESGLSVYFRDITERKERERELARTHDLLAHTERIADVGGWEVDPETMEPFWSDHLFDLLDVNYDEQPTLEEALDVYHTEEDRATVEGAVEEAMQTGESFDVEVRFPRPVGDIGWLRVKGAPEVEDEAVVTLRGAVQDVTERKRREQRLEELIDRLEESNKRLEQFAYAASHDLQEPLRMVSSYLQLIEDRYGDDLDENGREFIEFAVDGAERMRAMIDGLLKYSRVETQGEPLEPVELDAIMEDVLANLQVQIEESDAEIAVENLPKVEGDASQLRQLFQNFLDNAIEYSGDEPPYVEVSAERLGPEYRISVRDEGIGIDPADQDRIFEVFQRLHSREEYTGTGIGLALCQRIVERHGGDIMIESEPGEGATFMVTLPAPADG; this is encoded by the coding sequence ATGGGAACCCCGGGGTCTGCACCAGACGTGACACAGGGGGACGTCCGGAGGCTGTTCACCCGCTCGGATGCGCCAGCGACACCGATTACAGCCACCGAAGCTGCCGACCAATTAGACTGCTCCCTCGCTGCTGCTCGTGAGAACTTAGCTGAGCTCGCCGACCGCGGTGAACTCCAAACGAAGCGACTCGACGAGGAGAAGGACGTCTGGTGGCGACCCGTCGATCAATCGATTGCCGACCAAGGTGGGGACCAAGAAGAGTTCAGCGCGTTCGTGAGCGCTGTTAAGGATTACGCGATTTTCCGACTCGATCCAGATGGCATCGTCACGAGCTGGAACGACGGTGCCGAGCGAATCAAGGGCTACGCTGCGGACGACATCATCGGTGAGCACTTCTCGACGTTCTACACCGACGAGGCGACTGCCGAGGGCGTGCCAGAACGGAATCTCGCCATTGCGACGGAGGAAGGCCGCGTCGAAGACGAGGGCTGGCGCGTTCGCAAGGACGGGACGCGGTTCTGGGCGAACGTCACGATTACCGCTATCCGGGACGACCAAGGGGTCCTCCAAGGGTTCACGAAGGTCACCCGCGATATGACCGAGCGCCACGAATATGAAGAACAGCTCCGCAAGGAAAAGGAGCGATTCGAAACGCTCGTGCAGGAAGTCCAGGACTATGCGATCTTCATGCTCGATCCCGACGGCATCATCCAGACGTGGAACGATGGCGCACGCGAGTTGAAAGGCTACTCGGAAGACGAAATCGTCGGCCAGCACTTCTCGACGTTCTACACCGAGGAAGACCGCGAAGACGGACGTCCTGAACAAAACCTCTCCAAAGCTATTGAAAACGGTCGAGTCGAAGACGAAAAGTGGCGCGTCCGTAAGGACGGGTCGAAGTTCTGGGCGAACGTCATCATCACAGCGCTCCACGACGACGACGGCGAACTTCGAGGATTTGTGAAGGTCACCCAGGATATGACCGAGCGCCGCGAGTACGAGCAGCAGTTGGAGGCGCAGGCCGAACGGCTCGAACGGCAACGGGACGAGATACAGGAGGAGCTCGACGACGTGTTCGAGCGTATCGACGACGCGTTCTATGCCCTCGACGAGGAATTCCGGTTCGAGTATGTCAACGACCGCGCCGCGGAGTATCTCGGCACATCCCCAGGAGAACTCATCGGCAGACCCATCCACGATATCCTTGGAATCGACGAGGACCACCCACTTTTAGTAGAGTTCGAGGAAGCGCTAGCCACCCAAGAACAGCGAAGTTTCGAGCGGTACTCCAACTCCATGGGGATCTGGGAGGTGATCCGCGTCTATCCGTCCGAGTCCGGACTCTCTGTGTACTTCCGGGACATCACCGAGCGCAAGGAGCGCGAGCGGGAACTCGCACGGACTCATGACCTTCTCGCACATACCGAGCGCATCGCCGATGTTGGCGGCTGGGAGGTTGACCCAGAGACGATGGAGCCGTTCTGGTCAGACCACCTTTTCGACCTCTTGGACGTGAACTACGACGAGCAGCCGACGCTGGAAGAGGCGCTCGATGTGTACCACACTGAAGAGGATCGGGCAACTGTCGAAGGGGCCGTCGAGGAGGCCATGCAAACCGGCGAGTCGTTTGATGTCGAGGTCCGCTTCCCGCGGCCCGTTGGCGACATTGGCTGGCTCCGGGTTAAAGGCGCTCCCGAGGTAGAAGACGAGGCAGTGGTCACGCTCCGTGGGGCCGTCCAGGACGTCACCGAGCGGAAACGCCGTGAGCAGCGGCTCGAGGAGCTGATCGACCGGCTTGAAGAGTCGAACAAGCGCTTAGAGCAGTTCGCGTACGCCGCCTCCCACGACCTCCAGGAGCCCCTCAGGATGGTTTCCTCCTACCTCCAGCTCATAGAGGACCGGTACGGGGACGACCTCGACGAAAACGGTCGGGAATTCATCGAGTTCGCCGTCGATGGTGCTGAGCGCATGCGCGCGATGATCGACGGTCTCCTCAAGTACTCCCGCGTCGAGACGCAGGGCGAGCCGTTAGAACCTGTGGAGCTTGACGCGATCATGGAGGACGTACTAGCGAACCTCCAGGTCCAGATTGAGGAGTCCGACGCCGAGATCGCTGTCGAGAATCTCCCAAAGGTCGAGGGGGACGCGAGCCAGCTCCGCCAACTCTTCCAGAACTTCCTCGATAACGCCATCGAGTATAGCGGCGATGAACCGCCATATGTGGAGGTATCGGCTGAACGCCTCGGGCCGGAGTACCGCATCTCGGTCCGGGACGAAGGGATCGGCATCGATCCGGCGGATCAAGACCGCATCTTCGAGGTGTTCCAGCGGCTTCACTCGCGTGAAGAGTACACCGGCACAGGCATCGGCCTCGCACTCTGTCAACGCATCGTCGAACGGCATGGCGGCGACATCATGATCGAGTCAGAACCTGGCGAAGGGGCGACGTTCATGGTGACGCTCCCGGCTCCGGCTGATGGCTAA
- a CDS encoding serine hydrolase domain-containing protein has protein sequence MNTSTAGTTRRSFLGCLSSLGLGSLGTAASRTSATTTSHDIDSRSGDSPFTNSDELEAFVDEVMAKRIGTTTPGATVAIVSGDRPVLTKGYGAADVDADDPVRADKTMFRVGSVGKLVTYTAVMQGVERGVLDLNVDVNTYLDDSEVTVPDTYDDPVTLRHLGTHTAGFESALDPDIVADPADLDSLETVLTEQQRSRIRPPGEHVGYSNYGAALAGHIVAEAHETTFDEYVLSKIFEPLGMTHSTFAQPVSDDQPGDLAAPHVSDGESFTVTNDVYINMRPAGSLSATATDMAAFMSAHLGGGSIDDRRILDTATAELMHSRHHVRHPAVTNWRYGFHEYGNPDANLIAHSGGTVNFTSHLLLAPDHDVGIFVAYNSNPSELPAAVVEEIVEEYGHQPAPTPPIPTSEPGGRERAETVAGEYSLSYLPQSGPLQVVDLLEHMTVEPADNGDLRTTTLEGDARKWIETEPYVYEEIGGHDVLAFEVTDGAVNVLNMSSEPTGVYQPVPFHERQLVSGGVLGTAIFGFGLSLVGWGGHSAWRQLKQHRTSDKPDMEDSE, from the coding sequence ATGAATACCAGCACCGCTGGAACCACGAGACGGTCGTTCCTCGGGTGTCTTAGTAGTCTCGGACTCGGCAGCCTTGGAACTGCGGCCAGTCGAACGAGCGCCACGACCACCTCTCACGACATCGACTCTCGTTCAGGTGATAGCCCATTCACGAACTCGGACGAACTCGAAGCGTTCGTTGACGAGGTGATGGCCAAACGGATTGGAACGACGACACCCGGAGCCACTGTCGCCATCGTCTCGGGAGACAGACCCGTTCTTACCAAAGGGTACGGTGCTGCTGATGTCGATGCCGACGATCCGGTTCGAGCTGACAAGACAATGTTCCGGGTTGGATCGGTCGGGAAACTCGTGACCTATACCGCTGTTATGCAGGGTGTCGAACGGGGTGTGCTCGACCTTAATGTCGACGTGAACACGTACCTTGACGATTCGGAAGTGACTGTCCCAGACACATACGACGACCCGGTGACACTCCGACATCTCGGGACGCACACTGCCGGATTTGAGTCAGCGCTTGACCCTGACATCGTCGCCGATCCAGCTGATCTCGACTCGTTGGAGACTGTGCTCACCGAGCAGCAGCGCTCGCGCATCCGTCCCCCTGGCGAGCACGTCGGATACTCCAACTATGGCGCGGCGCTCGCCGGTCACATCGTTGCTGAAGCTCACGAGACGACGTTTGACGAGTACGTCCTGTCGAAGATCTTCGAACCGCTCGGCATGACTCACAGCACGTTTGCCCAGCCTGTCTCTGACGATCAGCCTGGCGACCTTGCCGCGCCGCACGTCAGCGACGGTGAGTCGTTCACGGTAACTAACGATGTGTACATCAACATGCGTCCTGCGGGTTCGTTAAGCGCGACAGCGACGGATATGGCGGCGTTCATGAGTGCACACCTTGGTGGTGGTTCAATTGACGACAGGCGGATTCTCGACACGGCGACCGCTGAACTGATGCACAGTCGTCACCACGTACGCCACCCAGCAGTCACGAATTGGCGGTATGGCTTCCACGAGTACGGGAACCCAGACGCCAATCTCATTGCTCACTCTGGCGGGACGGTCAACTTCACGAGCCACCTGCTGCTTGCCCCAGACCACGATGTCGGGATCTTCGTCGCCTACAACAGCAACCCCAGCGAACTTCCGGCGGCTGTCGTTGAGGAGATTGTCGAAGAGTATGGTCACCAACCAGCACCGACGCCACCTATTCCGACTTCAGAACCGGGTGGTCGTGAACGCGCTGAAACCGTCGCTGGCGAGTACAGCCTCTCATATCTCCCGCAAAGCGGTCCTCTCCAGGTAGTAGATCTGCTGGAACACATGACTGTCGAACCAGCGGACAACGGCGATCTGCGCACAACGACTCTCGAGGGTGACGCCCGAAAGTGGATTGAGACCGAGCCATACGTGTACGAAGAGATCGGCGGCCACGATGTCCTTGCTTTCGAGGTTACAGATGGGGCTGTGAACGTGCTGAACATGAGCAGTGAACCGACTGGTGTCTACCAACCAGTCCCGTTCCATGAACGCCAACTCGTCTCCGGGGGTGTTCTCGGAACGGCAATATTTGGGTTTGGCCTCTCGCTCGTTGGGTGGGGTGGACACAGTGCCTGGCGGCAGTTGAAGCAGCATCGAACCAGTGATAAGCCAGATATGGAGGACTCTGAATGA
- a CDS encoding class I SAM-dependent methyltransferase → MLLARSVIAVNGDPPVLSSNPHEPANEQNRTPSENTERQQPSQRRSKSAEEITDAYADVADKLARWQQLDRLFAGRYRRRQFGDANGRVLDVACGTGRNFRYLSSSSEVVGIDISAEMLAHARDELDRLNLDGIVRQMDAQTLDFPDDSFDTIISSFSTCTFPDSITALCEMERVCTPDGEILLLEHSRSDAALLAWLQDWRANSHYEKNGCRLNHDPLETVEQAGLTVENASTAFFGLVTAIEVIPS, encoded by the coding sequence GTGTTGCTGGCTCGGTCCGTAATTGCAGTTAACGGAGACCCACCCGTGTTATCGAGTAATCCCCACGAACCGGCAAACGAGCAGAATCGAACACCCAGCGAGAATACTGAGCGACAGCAACCGAGCCAGAGACGATCGAAGTCGGCCGAGGAGATCACCGACGCATACGCAGACGTAGCTGACAAACTTGCCCGGTGGCAGCAACTCGATCGACTATTCGCCGGTCGATATCGCCGTCGCCAGTTCGGGGACGCGAACGGCCGCGTGCTCGACGTTGCCTGCGGCACCGGGAGGAACTTCCGGTATCTCTCATCGTCAAGCGAAGTCGTCGGCATCGACATCAGCGCTGAGATGCTTGCCCACGCCCGCGATGAACTCGACAGGCTCAATCTGGACGGTATCGTCCGCCAGATGGATGCTCAGACACTCGACTTCCCCGACGACAGCTTTGACACCATCATCTCGTCGTTTTCGACGTGTACATTCCCCGATTCGATTACCGCACTCTGCGAGATGGAGCGCGTCTGTACGCCTGATGGCGAGATCCTGCTGCTCGAACACAGTCGCAGCGACGCCGCGCTGCTCGCCTGGCTTCAAGATTGGCGCGCTAACTCTCACTACGAGAAGAATGGTTGCCGACTGAACCACGACCCGCTGGAGACCGTCGAACAGGCCGGCCTTACAGTCGAAAACGCCTCGACCGCGTTCTTCGGTCTCGTCACTGCTATCGAGGTTATCCCGTCATGA